One part of the uncultured Bacteroides sp. genome encodes these proteins:
- a CDS encoding T9SS type A sorting domain-containing protein, whose translation MEEIEKENKKGKDSSGGNDNSSGNNPNKEVINYNVYIEKGSNSISIEYNLNQQADVAISLYDMQGRLLVNYPKTKQSEGFYQEAIALDGFQLGEYLLRIVVNDKVYGEKIAKQN comes from the coding sequence TTGGAAGAAATTGAAAAGGAAAATAAAAAAGGAAAAGATTCATCAGGCGGTAATGATAATTCTTCAGGGAATAATCCCAATAAAGAAGTAATTAATTATAATGTTTATATAGAAAAGGGAAGTAATAGCATTTCTATAGAATATAATCTTAACCAGCAGGCAGATGTAGCTATTTCATTATATGATATGCAAGGACGATTATTGGTCAATTACCCTAAAACGAAGCAGTCTGAAGGTTTTTATCAGGAAGCTATTGCCTTGGATGGTTTTCAACTAGGTGAGTACTTGCTTCGAATTGTGGTTAATGATAAAGTATATGGAGAAAAAATTGCCAAACAAAATTAA